One genomic segment of Chelonia mydas isolate rCheMyd1 chromosome 1, rCheMyd1.pri.v2, whole genome shotgun sequence includes these proteins:
- the LOC102945833 gene encoding olfactory receptor 52M1, whose translation MSDSNTTDFTNPSTFILLGIPGLEVAHVWISIPFSAMYAIAILGNFTLLLIVKREPSLHGPMYYFLCMLAVTDLVLCTSTLPRMLSVFWFNSREIDFSACLTQMYFIYCTLVIEPGIFVAMAVDRYVAICSPLSLSTILTNPMVAKIGLAMMLHGGMVVLPYPVLARQWPYCRTNIIPQPYCTHIAVIKLACGDTRVSSYYGLFVFFCVLGLDAIFIAMFYTQILRAIFRLPTKDARLKTFGTCGSHFCSILAFYIPGLFISLMNRFGQNVPLHFQVLIPNVYLFMPPMLNPIIYGVRTKKIWGRLLRLFTHKGA comes from the coding sequence atgtcagattccaacacaaccgacttcaccaacccctccaccttcatcctgctgggcattcctggcctggaggtggcccatgtctggatctccatccccttctccgCCATGTATGCcatagccatcttggggaacttcaccctCCTGTTAATAGTGAAGAGGGAGCcaagcctccatgggcccatgtactatttcctctgcatgctggctgtcaccgACCTCGTCCTGTGCACGTCCACCCTGCCCAGAATGCTGAGCGTCTTCTGGTTTAATTCCAGGGAGAtcgatttcagtgcctgcctcacccagatgtactttaTTTATTGCACCTTAGTGATAGAGCCTGGGATCTTTGTGGCCATGGCTGTGGATCGCTATGTGGCCATATGCAGTCCCCTAAGTCTTTCCACTATCCTGACAAATCCCATGGTGGCCAAGATTGGCCTGGCCATGATGCTGCATGGCGGCATGGTTGTACTGCCTTATCCCGTCCTGGCAAggcagtggccatattgcagaaccaacatcatcccccagCCGTACTGCACGCACATAGCTGTGATCAAGCTGGCCTGTGGCGACACCCGCGTCAGTAGTTACTACGGCCTCTTTGTGTTTTTCTGTGTGCTTGGTCTGGATGCTATTTTTATTGCCATGTTCTAcacccagatcctcagggccatcttcaggctccccacaaAGGACGCCCGGCTCAAGACCTTTGGGACCTGTGGCTCCCATTTCTGTTCCATCTTAGCCTTTTATATCCCAGGTCTCTTCATCTCCCTCATGAACCGGTTTGGGCAGAATGTGCCCCTGCATTTCCAAGTTCTCATTCCCAACGTGTACCTCTTTAtgccccccatgctaaaccccatcatctacggggTGAGAACCAAAAAGATCTGGGGCAGGCTGCTCCGGCTCTTTACTCATAAAGGGGCCTAA